From a region of the Phragmites australis chromosome 21, lpPhrAust1.1, whole genome shotgun sequence genome:
- the LOC133903754 gene encoding uncharacterized protein LOC133903754: MTPAWVLLDRFVDFCFEEEVDEAAAAVAAAAVKNKGAAPTLQSVREQRIALLGSLKPDTLFPPPPRIATFRLRCPKSHRDVNARLACRSLVACADKSLVVLYGGRYSGAGSSGPGCYLIYDTAATGDSNSILSTVPPLPMFNLTCIGYGAVVLRRHSPRADATTSSYLLAELAATPRRGLPDAELYLWWSDAPTAQWAKKAVRLPREVSREPGKHLFSIDASFSFGTSSLCWVDLLLGIVVCADPGQQDPHFRFIPLPKGCPAVGTSEKPDRPRMHEFRHVGCVGGVIKLVATEGLLEGWDFHKFGLVTWTLSTDLSEWKKDAVFPLKDLWASDEYLSLKLPQHTPVCPVLSARDDGVVYAIVNHVERHNIVKGSEVVQTKVEIKGQCVLELDMQRNKIISTSFSHPPSLAHLIPTLLATDFTAYLQGAKDRQREVEASEFGESGKRMKVD; the protein is encoded by the exons ATGACGCCCGCCTGGGTTTTGCTGGACCGCTTCGTGGACTTCTGCTTCGAAGAGGAAGTTGATGAAGcagcagcggcggtggcggcggcggcggtaaAGAACAAAGGAGCAGCACCGACGTTACAATCGGTAAGGGAGCAGCGCATCGCCCTCCTGGGCTCCCTGAAGCCCGACACCCTCTTCCCCCCTCCCCCGCGGATAGCCACATTCAGGCTGCGGTGCCCCAAGTCCCATAGAGATGTTAATGCCCGGTTGGCCTGCCGCTCCCTCGTCGCGTGCGCCGATAAGAGCCTGGTCGTCCTTTACGGCGGCAGGTATTCTGGCGCCGGCTCCTCCGGTCCCGGATGCTACCTCATCTACGACACCGCTGCCACGGGCGATAGCAATTCCATCCTCTCCACGGTACCCCCGCTCCCCATGTTCAACCTCACCTGCATTGGGTACGGAGCCGTTGTCCTGCGCCGCCATTCGCCACGCGCGgacgccaccacctcctcctatCTCCTCGCCGAACTCGCCGCCACGCCTCGGCGCGGGCTTCCCGATGCGGAACTCTACCTGTGGTGGTCCGACGCCCCCACAGCCCAGTGGGCCAAGAAGGCGGTCCGGCTCCCCCGCGAGGTGTCCCGGGAGCCCGGCAAGCATTTGTTCTCCATCGATGCCTCCTTCTCGTTTGGGACCTCCAGCCTGTGCTGGGTCGATCTGCTCCTCGGCATCGTGGTCTGCGCCGACCCGGGCCAGCAAGATCCTCACTTTCGTTTCATCCCGTTGCCCAAGGGGTGTCCCGCGGTCGGTACCTCCGAGAAACCTGACCGCCCGCGCATGCACGAGTTCCGCCATGTCGGCTGCGTTGGTGGCGTCATCAAGCTCGTCGCCACGGAGGGCCTCCTCGAAGGCTGGGACTTCCACAAGTTCGGGCTTGTCACCTGGACCCTGTCGACTGATCTCAGCGAGTGGAAGAAAGACGCCGTGTTCCCCCTCAAGGACCTCTGGGCGAGCGACGAGTACCTCTCGCTCAAGCTGCCGCAGCATACGCCTGTCTGCCCGGTGCTGAGTGCGCGAGACGATGGTGTCGTCTACGCCATCGTCAACCATGTCGAGAGGCACAACATTGTCAAAGGTTCCGAGGTTGTGCAAACCAAGGTCGAAATAAAGGGCCAgtgtgttcttgaactcgaCATGCAGCGCAACAAGATCATCTCCACCAGCTTTAGTCATCCACCAAGTTTGGCGCACCTTATCCCCACACTCCTTGCTACTGATTTCACAGCATACCTGCAGGGCGCAAAGGACCGCCAG AGAGAGGTAGAAGCAAGTGAGTTTGGGGAGAGCGGAAAGAGGATGAAGGTTGACTGA
- the LOC133903787 gene encoding uncharacterized protein LOC133903787: protein MATLLQKFMDADQWEAEDIVGRLGMVMHGAFLFTGFQPYGAQPPPSGHLLKRAGEAGSLCLSRWYTVPQLAHRKGADAAVLMLCTQGSNIALLMFLTTDCHLRSVYRERLDKATITPLLSRALGDTEPWVSRICWTLADGVCWDLLVGLCRRNGLPLTSFMSMPDDIKAEILKRLTDGEDLARVECTCRQLRRLVAERDGELWKPMYEALRVRRRWPWCWWCLSFLLDSESSDSESKEVLSWKEKYVEARPRPWPRIRCRLLVAPIHWTHIKFSCPLDGLQDPPEQETVSTRGESTRVHRQKVARNDCKKKRHAAGAIHSPSSRYRWKHR from the coding sequence ATGGCGACCCTCCTCCAGAAGTTCATGGACGCTGACCAGTGGGAAGCCGAGGACATAGTCGGCCGGCTGGGCATGGTCATGCATGGCGCCTTCCTCTTCACCGGCTTCCAGCCCTACGGCGCCCAGCCACCACCCTCGGGTCACCTCCTGAAGCGAGCAGGTGAGGCAGGCTCGCTGTGTCTCTCCCGTTGGTACACGGTGCCGCAGCTGGCGCACCGCAAGGGCGCGGATGCCGCCGTGTTGATGCTCTGCACGCAGGGGAGCAACATCGCGCTCCTCATGTTCCTCACGACGGACTGCCACCTGCGGAGCGTGTACCGGGAGCGCCTGGACAAGGCCACCATCACGCCGCTCCTCTCCCGCGCCTTGGGTGACACGGAGCCCTGGGTGTCGCGGATCTGCTGGACGCTCGCCGACGGCGTGTGCTGGGACCTCCTCGTCGGGCTGTGCCGCAGGAACGGCCTGCCGCTGACCAGTTTCATGTCCATGCCTGATGACATCAAGGCGGAAATCTTGAAGAGGCTCACTGACGGCGAGGACCTCGCGAGGGTGGAGTGCACCTGCAGGCAGCTGAGGCGCCTGGTGGCAGAGCGTGATGGCGAGCTGTGGAAGCCCATGTACGAGGCCCTGAGAGTGCGCCGGCGCTGGCCCTGGTGCTGGTGGTGCCTTTCGTTTCTCCTCGACTCCGAGAGCTCTGACTCCGAGTCCAAGGAGGTTCTCAGCTGGAAGGAGAAGTACGTGGAGGCCAGGCCGCGTCCCTGGCCCAGGATCCGGTGCCGGTTGTTAGTTGCACCGATTCATTGGACGCACATCAAATTCTCATGCCCACTGGACGGGTTGCAGGATCCGCCGGAGCAGGAGACGGTTTCAACAAGGGGCGAGAGCACACGAGTTCACCGCCAGAAGGTGGCAAGGAACGACTGCAAGAAgaagcggcacgccgccggtgcGATCCACTCGCCGTCGTCTCGCTATCGATGGAAGCATCGGTGA
- the LOC133903830 gene encoding uncharacterized protein LOC133903830 translates to MATLLQKLVDADQWEAEDIVGRLGMVMHRAFLFIGFQPYGAQPPSGLLLKRAGEAGSLCLSRWYTVPQLAHRKGADAAVLMLCAQGSNIALLMFLTTDCHLRSVYRERLDKATVTPLLSRALGATEPWVSRICWTLANGVCWDLLVGLCRRNGLPLTSFMSMPDDIKAEILKRLTDGEDLATVECTCRQLRRLVAERDGELWKPMYEALRVRRRWPWWRLSFLLDSESSDSETKEVLSWKEKYVEARPRPWPRIRRRLFVAPILWTDFEFSCPLDGLQQDPQEQETVSTRGESTRVHRQKVARDDCKKKRHAAGAIHSPSSRYRWKHR, encoded by the coding sequence ATGGCGACCCTCCTCCAGAAGTTGGTGGACGCCGACCAGTGGGAAGCCGAGGACATAGTCGGCCGGCTGGGCATGGTCATGCATCGCGCCTTCCTCTTCATTGGCTTCCAACCCTACGGCGCCCAGCCACCCTCGGGTCTCCTCCTGAAGCGAGCAGGTGAGGCAGGCTCGCTGTGTCTCTCCCGTTGGTACACGGTGCCGCAGCTGGCGCACCGCAAGGGCGCGGATGCCGCCGTGCTGATGCTATGCGCGCAGGGGAGCAACATCGCGCTCCTCATGTTCCTCACGACGGACTGCCATCTGCGGAGCGTGTACCGGGAGCGCCTGGACAAGGCCACCGTCACGCCGCTCCTCTCCCGCGCCTTGGGTGCCACGGAGCCCTGGGTGTCGCGGATCTGCTGGACGCTCGCCAACGGCGTGTGCTGGGACCTCCTCGTCGGGCTGTGCCGCAGGAACGGCCTGCCGCTGACCAGTTTCATGTCCATGCCTGATGACATCAAGGCGGAAATCTTGAAGAGGCTCACTGACGGCGAGGACCTCGCGACGGTGGAGTGCACCTGCAGGCAGCTGAGGCGCCTGGTGGCAGAGCGTGATGGCGAGCTGTGGAAGCCCATGTACGAGGCCCTGAGAGTGCGCCGGCGCTGGCCCTGGTGGCGCCTTTCGTTTCTCCTCGACTCCGAGAGCTCTGACTCCGAGACCAAGGAGGTTCTCAGCTGGAAGGAGAAGTACGTGGAGGCTAGGCCGCGTCCCTGGCCCAGGATCCGGCGCCGGTTGTTCGTTGCACCGATTCTTTGGACGGACTTCGAATTCTCATGCCCACTGGACGGGTTGCAACAAGATCCGCAGGAGCAGGAGACGGTTTCAACAAGGGGCGAGAGCACACGAGTTCACCGCCAGAAGGTGGCAAGGGACGACTGCAAGAAgaagcggcacgccgccggtgcGATCCACTCGCCGTCCTCTCGCTACCGATGGAAGCATCGGTGA